Part of the Arsenicicoccus sp. oral taxon 190 genome, CCCGGTCTTGACCTGCGCCTTGACGACGGTGACCCCGCCGCTCCTGGCGCCGATCTCCTCTGCGGCGGCCCGAGCCTGCTCGGGGGTCTCGGCGGTCTTGCCCGCCAGGACCGGCACGCCGTGCTTCTCGAACATGTCGCGTGCCTGGTACTCGAAAAGATCCACGCTCATCCGTCCTTGGGTTAGGTGGTGGAGTGTCCTCGCGAGGATAACGCGCGCCGCAGGCCCGCTCCACGTCGAGCGAGCCTGCTGCGACTCATCCCACACGGTGCTGGCGCGCTGCCCGCCCGGCGCCTCGCTGCGGCATCCAGGGTTTAATCCGTATGCCGACGGCCGGCCGCCCCGGGGTGGGACGGCCGGCCGTGCTGCTGTGGTGCTGGTGGTGCGGTTGTGCTCTGGTCCGGGTGGACCGGGGTGCTACTGGACGGCGACGTCGTCGAAGACGAAGCTCGTCTGGGCCGAGGAGTCCTCGGTGGCGGCGAACTTCAGGGTGACGGTCTGCCCGGCGTAGCTGGACAGGTCGACGGTCTTCTGGACGTAGCCGCTGGTCTTGGTCAGGTTGCTGTAGGACGCGACGGTGGTGCCGTTGACGGTGACGGTGGCCTTGTCGTAGGCGGTGTAGCTGGAGGTCTCGTCGGTGTCGACGGCGACCCAGAAGGTGAGCTTGCCGTTGGTGGGGACGGTGACGCTCTGCTGCTCGGACTCGCTGGCGGTGGAGCCGTTGCCGCCGAGCCAGAGCTTCCAGCTGCCGGAGTGGGCGGCGCGGCCGGAGTTGTTGGTGATGGGGCCGCTGGTGCCGGTCCACCCGGTCTGGCCGGACTCGAAGCCGCCGTTGACGACCGCGTTGGTGCCCGGGGTCGGCGTGGGCGTCGGGGTCGGGGTCGGGGTCGGCGTGGTGCCGGAGCACTTGGCGTTGCCGGCCGGGACGTTGATGGCGCTGAAGGCCGCCTCGACGGACTTGCAGGCCTGGCTGGACGCGCCATACAGCTCGATCGCGGACTGGATGGCACCCTCACGGGCCGCGGTGTAGCGCGACGACGAGGTCAGCTTGGTGGACAGCGTGCGGTACCAGATCTTCTCGATGACGTCGTGGCCGGCGCCGGTGACCGTCGAGCTGTTGCAGGTCGGGCTGGAGTAGGTCCGGCCGTTGATGGTCTTGGTGCCCGAGCCCTCCGAGGCCAGGTAGTACCAGTGGTTGAGCGGGCCGGAGGTGTAGTGCGGGTTGCCCTTGCCGGTGTCGGGCCAGCTGTTCATGTCCGAGGTCCAGCAGTCGTAGCTGATGCCGTCCTTGGAGGGCTTGTCCATGTAGCGCAGCGGCGTCCCGTTGCCGTTGAGGTCGATGAGCTCGCCCATGTAGTAGTCGGGCACGTCCGCCGCGAGGTTGGCGTACCACTCCACGCCCGCGCCGAAGATGTCCGAGGTGGCCTCGTTGAGGCCGCCGGCGTCGCCGTAGTAGACCAGCCCGGCGGTGTTCTCGGTGACGCCGTGGGACATCTCGTGGCCCGCCACGTCGATCTCGGTCAGCGGCTTGGCGTTGTTGGAGCCGTCGCCGTAGGTCATCTGGGTGCCGTCCCAAAACGCGTTGTTGTAGTTGTTGTCGTAGTGGACCCGGGAGCGGGCGCCGCGGCCGTCGTTCCAGATGCCGTTGCGGCCCATGACGTTCTTGTAGTAGTCGAAGGTCTTGTCCGCGCCGAACTGCGCGTCCACGGCCGCGCTCTGGCGGTTGCTGTTGGAGCCCGTGCCCCAGCGGTCGTCGGCGTCCGTCATCGTGGCGCCGGTCGTCGTGGTGTTGCCCGAGTCGGTGGTGTAGTTGCCGTTGT contains:
- a CDS encoding M4 family metallopeptidase: MKRITLGAAFVLACATAATPLAVGAGAQAAGHDGTGRATVLQTPSTHAAVVKAAQKDSAALVKAVGLSADNAFVVKDVLTDADGSTHVRVDRTFKGVPVIGGDLVVHRNASGAVTGHDGSFDGAVTVDLTPSITTAQGQAKGLAAAQAHNAGKGLDGAKAAGSDLVVFIGRDGTQHLAFQVRTTGLKKDRTPSRVRSLVDADSGTSLVSFDEIAKGSGTGIYVGSVSLPTTYSGGSYLLKNPNNGNYTTDSGNTTTTGATMTDADDRWGTGSNSNRQSAAVDAQFGADKTFDYYKNVMGRNGIWNDGRGARSRVHYDNNYNNAFWDGTQMTYGDGSNNAKPLTEIDVAGHEMSHGVTENTAGLVYYGDAGGLNEATSDIFGAGVEWYANLAADVPDYYMGELIDLNGNGTPLRYMDKPSKDGISYDCWTSDMNSWPDTGKGNPHYTSGPLNHWYYLASEGSGTKTINGRTYSSPTCNSSTVTGAGHDVIEKIWYRTLSTKLTSSSRYTAAREGAIQSAIELYGASSQACKSVEAAFSAINVPAGNAKCSGTTPTPTPTPTPTPTPGTNAVVNGGFESGQTGWTGTSGPITNNSGRAAHSGSWKLWLGGNGSTASESEQQSVTVPTNGKLTFWVAVDTDETSSYTAYDKATVTVNGTTVASYSNLTKTSGYVQKTVDLSSYAGQTVTLKFAATEDSSAQTSFVFDDVAVQ